Proteins encoded within one genomic window of Synechococcus sp. PCC 7335:
- the sufD gene encoding Fe-S cluster assembly protein SufD, protein MTNTVSSASNSAAKVNRETYLKHLLTQAAAAADESPLGLKALRDQAIALVNERSFPSGKDEEWRFTDLSKMLDQPFQRSQPVYSQADDWNAHLKLLSDGTCLTTINGHYDSSLSREVDQSTDKAIVGPLSELLKNSDYAEKLGPILKDKLAQIKGGSEVFTALNTVGFADVMVVWVQADQVVDAPIYIARGSQGGFISHVRSLVIAERHAKFTLVESFFGPAEATNAQCSVGQDEPTETCCNNSVTEIWLAEGAQVNHIRVQDESANTFHLAKTAVDQAANSQYQCTAVDLGAKLSRHHVEVYQSGAQTDTKLYGLSALGDRQLADTHSLLALTYPYGSATQIQKNIVDDQSHCVFNGKVYVSKEAQLTDASQLNRNLMLSTKARVDTKPELDIIADNVKCAHGATVSQLQSDEVFYLQSRGISAEQAQRLLLYGFGMEIVEKVSVPSLKEALSVRLRDWAS, encoded by the coding sequence ATGACAAACACTGTAAGTTCAGCATCGAATTCTGCTGCTAAGGTCAACCGTGAGACCTATCTTAAGCATCTCCTAACTCAAGCCGCGGCAGCAGCGGACGAGTCGCCCTTAGGCCTAAAGGCTTTGCGTGATCAGGCGATCGCCTTGGTTAACGAACGCTCTTTCCCTTCTGGCAAAGACGAAGAATGGCGCTTCACCGATCTTTCTAAGATGCTAGATCAGCCGTTCCAAAGATCGCAGCCAGTGTATTCCCAGGCTGACGACTGGAATGCTCACCTGAAGCTACTATCAGACGGCACTTGTCTGACTACCATCAACGGTCATTACGATTCATCCCTTTCTAGGGAAGTAGATCAGAGTACAGATAAAGCGATTGTCGGACCGCTCTCCGAGCTATTGAAAAATTCCGACTATGCTGAAAAGCTAGGGCCCATCCTAAAAGATAAGCTGGCTCAGATAAAGGGGGGGAGCGAAGTTTTTACAGCGCTAAACACCGTTGGGTTTGCGGATGTGATGGTGGTCTGGGTGCAGGCTGACCAAGTAGTCGATGCGCCTATCTATATTGCCCGAGGCTCGCAAGGTGGGTTTATTTCGCATGTGCGATCGCTCGTCATTGCCGAAAGGCACGCTAAATTTACCCTAGTCGAATCTTTCTTTGGTCCAGCCGAGGCTACAAACGCTCAATGTAGTGTTGGCCAAGACGAGCCAACTGAGACTTGCTGTAACAATAGCGTTACCGAGATCTGGCTAGCAGAAGGTGCCCAGGTCAATCACATTCGAGTACAAGACGAAAGCGCCAATACCTTCCACTTGGCAAAGACCGCGGTGGATCAAGCAGCAAACAGCCAGTACCAATGTACAGCGGTTGATTTGGGTGCAAAGCTATCACGTCATCACGTAGAGGTTTATCAGTCTGGGGCACAGACAGATACCAAGCTGTATGGTTTGAGTGCATTAGGCGATCGCCAGCTAGCGGATACCCATAGTCTGCTGGCCCTTACCTACCCCTACGGTAGTGCTACCCAGATTCAAAAAAATATTGTAGACGACCAGTCTCACTGTGTCTTTAACGGTAAAGTCTATGTTTCAAAAGAGGCCCAGTTGACTGACGCTTCGCAGCTCAACCGCAACCTCATGCTTTCAACTAAAGCGCGAGTAGATACTAAGCCCGAGCTAGACATTATCGCTGATAATGTCAAATGCGCCCATGGTGCTACTGTCAGTCAGCTTCAGTCCGATGAAGTCTTTTATCTTCAAAGCCGAGGTATCAGCGCTGAACAAGCGCAGCGCCTATTGCTTTATGGCTTTGGGATGGAAATTGTTGAAAAGGTTTCTGTTCCTTCGCTTAAAGAGGCTTTGAGTGTACGCCTAAGAGATTGGGCGAGCTAG